The following proteins are encoded in a genomic region of Thermococcus pacificus:
- a CDS encoding MBL fold metallo-hydrolase, whose product MLVYFIGTGGSEGIPAHLCTCSTCNEARKFGFAQRRPSTLAIITENKRAVLFDVGTDIRDFLNVPLEAIFLTHWHHDHIYGLYKLRWMAKETRLYAPEGHADALILNDPKNLRPNVIKPGQTLKVDTLKITPIRLNHQVETLGYLIEEDGKSVAILYDTKGLPEGTREFLEERAPLRLAIVDATYPPGTDDPYHNNVDEAAEIGLSLAERTVLSHISHKNLPFLELTEYVRKRWGNRVLVAYDGMVFYV is encoded by the coding sequence ATGCTGGTTTATTTCATCGGCACCGGCGGGAGCGAGGGGATTCCAGCCCATCTGTGCACCTGTTCGACCTGTAATGAAGCAAGAAAGTTCGGCTTCGCACAGAGGAGGCCCTCAACTTTGGCGATAATCACCGAGAACAAAAGGGCAGTTCTCTTCGACGTTGGAACGGATATAAGGGACTTCCTCAACGTCCCTCTGGAGGCGATTTTTCTGACCCACTGGCACCACGACCACATCTACGGCCTCTACAAGCTCCGCTGGATGGCGAAGGAGACGAGGCTCTATGCCCCAGAGGGGCACGCCGATGCTCTAATCCTCAACGACCCGAAGAACCTGAGGCCCAACGTGATAAAGCCCGGTCAAACTCTAAAGGTTGACACCCTAAAAATCACCCCGATCAGGCTCAACCATCAGGTCGAGACCCTGGGCTACCTGATAGAAGAGGACGGGAAGAGCGTTGCAATCCTCTACGACACGAAAGGCCTTCCAGAGGGGACGAGGGAGTTTTTGGAAGAGAGGGCCCCGCTGAGGCTAGCTATCGTCGATGCCACCTATCCGCCTGGAACCGACGATCCCTACCACAACAACGTCGATGAGGCCGCTGAGATAGGCCTTTCTCTCGCCGAGAGGACCGTTTTAAGCCACATATCGCACAAGAACCTGCCTTTCCTTGAGCTGACTGAGTACGTGAGAAAGAGGTGGGGGAATAGAGTCCTCGTCGCCTACGACGGGATGGTGTTCTACGTCTGA